CTTCCCCTGCTTGGAAGTAGCTGTAAATCCCATAGGTAAGACCTTGGCGATCGCGAATTTCTGCGCCTAACCTACTAGCAAAGGCATCTCCACCGACGATCTGATTTAATACCATTGCCGCATAGTAACGGGGGTCTTGGCGATCGATCGCCCGATAACCCATATAGGTAATTGCTTGTGCTTTACCCGGTATAACTGGATTCAAGCTAACGGTTTTTTCCGGCAAAGGTACGGCGGGAAAATTGAGTGTAGGTGGTTTACCAGTAGTTTTCCAATTGCCGAATTCTCGTTCTAATAGCGATCGCACTTGTTGCGGTTCAAAATCTCCCACCAAAGTCAGCACGGTAGTATCGGGACGATAATGCTGTTGGTAAAACGCCATCACGTCTGCATCCGCGATATTTTTCAGACTTTGGGAAGATGGATAAGCGTGGAAAGGATGTTGGCTGGGATAAACAGTTTGTTGCAAAGTACGATATGCCAAATAGGAAGGAGTATCTAATCCTTCCTGCAATTCTGTGAGCGATCGCTGACGGCTTAATTCTAATTGGTCTTCGGGAAAGCTGGCATTTTGTAAGACATCGCTGAGAGTATCAACTAAAATCGGCAGGTCTTTCGATAAACTATACCCACCGATCGTTACTCCTTCTCTGGCAGCGGAAAAACTGATACTAGCTCCCCGATCTTCCAAGGTCTTCGCTAAAGTGAGAGCATCCTTGGTTTTCGTGCCATTCATCAAATTATCCGCCGTCATCGAAGCAATACCAGCTTTTTGCTCTGGGTCGAATTCGCTACCAGCCTGTACGTAACCGCTAAGGGTAACGGTGGGAGTGCTACCATCAGCGAACAGCAGTACTTTTAACCCATTGGGCAGGGTAAATGATTCTGGTAAAGATTGGGCGATCGACGTATTCGACGAGCTAGACTCGGGCAAGTACTTAGCCACTTCTGCTGGGTCTACTGGTGGCCCTAAGTTAAAGTTTTCGCTAGTTTGATTGCTATTACCGGTGGTAGCGCCATTTTCAGCGGTTACCTGAGTGGGTTCAAAGTAACCGACAACGCGATCGGATGGTTTAAGATATTGGTTGGCGACTCTTTGTACGTCAGCGGCGCTAACTTGTTCGATCGCTTTGAGCAAGCGGTCTGTAAAGGTATAATCACCCGTGCTGAGCAGATCGTCGGCTAATTGCATGGCTTGGGAGGTAATATTGCGATTAGCCAAAATAGTGGAAGCTTTAAATTGTTCTTTAGCGCGATTCAGTTCTTCCTGGGTGACGCCTTTAGTTTGTAATTGAGAAATGGTTTCTTGCAGAACGCGATCGATTTCTGCCAGTGGTCGATCGGATGCAGCGGTAGCAGATAAGTCGTACCAACCCGCACCGATTAAGTTAGCTGCATAACCGCTCGCATCGCTAGCCAAACCCGATTCCACCAAAGCTTGATAAATGCGAGAACTGCGCCCCCCCGTTAAAATGTAATCCATCACTTTAATGGCTGGGACATCTGGGTGAGCGATCGTCGGTAACGGATATACTACTTGCAATAAAGGAGCGCTACCCGGTTGACGAAGTACGATCGGAGCAGAGGATGAGCCGGTGACAGGGCGAGGGGGTGCGGGGGTGATATTTCTCCCATTTTCAACTTCTTGCGCTCTATTGGGTACTTTTTCAAAGATTTCTCTCACCATCTTCAAAGTCGGTTCGGTTTGGAAATCACCGACAATGACTAAGATGGCGTTGTTGGGACTGTAATATTTTCCGTAGTAACGCTGTACCGCTTCGACGGTAAATTTTTCTACATCGGCTTTCGTGCCACCAACGGTTAAACCATAAGGCGAGTTAGGATACAAGGTTCGCATCACTGCTCGGTCTAATCGGTAAGAAGGTAAATTTTCGTAACCTTCCAACTCGGAAATCACTACCCGCTTTTCACTGGCAAGTTGTTCTGCGTTGATTAGGGCGTTTTCCATCCGGTCAGCTTCTAGCACCAGCATCGATCGCAGTTTATCCCGCTCTACAGTGCCGAAGTAAGCGGTTTGGTCGTAGCTGGTGAAAGCGTTAGATTCGCTACCCAAAGCACTGAAAAGACGACCGAATTGGATCGGGCGATCGTTAGTGCCTTTGAACATCATGTGTTCTAGCTGGTGAGCAATTCCGTTTAATTCCCGTTCTTCGTTGCGCGAACCGATTTTATACCATACTTGCACCGTGACTACGGGAGCGGTACGTACTTCTTTGGTTAAAACCGTCAGTCCGTTTTCCAGTACGGTTTTGCGGACATCTTTGGTCAGGGAGGTTGTTACATCTGCTACTAATGCAGATGCTTGTAAAGCCGTATTCTCTTGCGTAACTGAAGGAACTGTTGCTTTAGCCGCAACCGATCCGTTGTCGTTGCTGCCCGGTGCAAGTAATATGACGGCACTTAGGCAAAGGCTAAATAATAATGAGGGAATGGGATAGCGACGCCAAGATGTAAAAAAAGACATAGGGGAAAGGGAAAGGGGAAAGGGAAAAAGGGAAAAAGGGGAAGGGAAAAGGGAAAAAGGATGATTACACAATGCTTTTTTCTCCCGTTTTTCTCTTCTTTATTGCTACAAATTATTTTCTACGGCACTCCTCGATTTGGAGTTCCCAAGCACCCTTGCTATTTTTAACAAGTTTTCAGTGAAGTGTTACTATTTTAGGTTATCTCAAGCTAAAACTCGGATGAATTCCAGTGGTAAGCCATCGGTATCGGCAATAAATGCTACTTCGTATATGCGATCGCCGATCGCTTGTTGCATCGGTTCTAATAAAACTTTCAACGGTTGTAATTGGTTGGGATTAGCGCCAGACGCTTCGGCAAAGCTTTCTTTTAATGATGTCAGCCAATTGGGTAAATCAGTGGTAACGTCAGTGAGATCGAAAGATAAGTGATAATACCCAACGTAATGTTCGTCATGAAAAGCGTCGGGTGCGGGTTTTGGTTCGGGGATTTGGATCAGTTCGATGCGCCCCCCTAAACCTTCCATCCAGCAAGCTAAGGTGTATCCCGTGGTGAAGCGTTCGCAAACTCGAAAGCCGAGAATTTCGTAAAATGCGATCGCTCGATGTATATCAGCAGTACGGATAGAAGCGTGGTGCATAATTAGTCATCAGTCATTAGTCATCGGTCACTTGTCATTTGCGATCGGTCATTTGTTTAGATGTTTAAGCCGCTATTAGGAATAACTAATTCAGCTTTCATTTCCCATCCCGGTTTTTATATGTATTTAACCAATGACCGATGACTAATGACCGATGACTAATGACAATTTACTCGAACAAACGAAAATAAGGATATCGAACGGGTACGCCCGGTTCTTTTTCCAAGTCGAAATTAATTACTTCCCAGCAAGGTTCCTCTTGGGGATCGGGACTGAACTCCACGGGTAAGCCGTACAATCGCGGTTTAGCCGCATCTGACTGACCGCGCCAAGGAGTACTGCGTTCCAAGTAACCGCTAATTAAATCTTGATAGCGTTTAGCGATAATTACTCTGGTTGCCCGGTAACCCTGAGTATAAAGTCGATCTAGAGCTTCGTGGATTTCAAAACGAATGCCGTCGGGATGAGTGTGTTGCCGATACCATTCACCATTCCACTGACGCCACTGCCGACCGGATTGTAAATGGATGAGTTCTGCTGTTTTGGGGTTAGCCTCAAAAGCACCGTGACGCGGACATAAGTAGGTGTCCGTCAGGGTCAGGGCCGGAATCGTTTGGCGACAGTGAGGGCATTGAATCTCCGGGCCAAATATTGGGTATTGAAAGCCTGGATCGATCATCGAGTAGGTAGCGGCATATTATATTACTTTCACGATGCCAAGTTATTTTTTTGACATTCCCATTTCTTGGCAAGGAATGGGATATTGAGAATTGGGTTGTCTTGAGAAGAAAAAATAGCCAAATTATTATAGTCTGATTTTTAGTCTTTGTAGACTTCTTCTCAAGGATTGACCGAATCTTAAGCTGGAAGGTTATCTAGTGTCAGCTTAACATCTTTACCAGGTAATAATCTGAAAGAGTCGAAAATCAGAGTGCCTTAGCTTGCTTGACCTCTGTAGCTCGATCTTTAGTGTCGATGAAATGAATGGTATAGAAATGTGACTAATCTGAGTGAAGTGTTTTCTTCTCCTTCCTCTTACTGGCCTCCGGTGGATGTTTCCCAGGCGGCTTTTGTGGCCGATAATGCAGTAGTATTAGGCCAAGTGTCGATCGCGTCTGGGGCTAGCATTTGGTATAACGCCGTGGTGCGGGGAGACGTAGAACAAATCAAAATTGGCAAATGTACCAATATCCAAGACGGGGCTATTTTACACGGCGACCCCGGTCAGCCTACGATTTTGGAAGAATACGTAACTGTGGGCCATCGAGCGGTCGTTCATTCTGCTTATATCGAACGGGGTAGCCTGATCGGTATTGGTGCGGTGGTGCTTGATGGAGTGCGAGTGGGTGCGGGTAGTATCATCGGCGCGGGATCGGTAGTCACGAAGGATGTGCCACCAAATTCCCTATTTGTGGGCGTTCCTGCTAAAAAATTGCGGGATATTTCCCCAGCAGAAGCAGCAGAATTGATTACCCACGCTCAACGTTACGAGAAACTGGCTTTAGTTCACGCAGGTAAAGGAACGGATTTGGGTTTCGGGGAAGGCGATCGATCCTAAAATGGGTACTGGAAAATTCCGCCCGTTGGTTGCAAAATATAAGCAAGATGAGAATAGATTATTAATTTTTAACAGGGAGGAATCGAGAAATGGATTGGCGTTTAATCGTTGTTTTACTACCTCTGATGGTGGCTGGCGGCTGGGCATTCTACAATGTCGGCAAGATTGCGATAGCACAAGCTCAAGCTTTTTTGAACAAGCAAGCTTAATTTAAGCCGATTTTTCTGACTGAATGACCGACTGTACCCGCTCTGGGTCGGTCGGTTTTGTTTTTGCGATCGTTTGCCATTAAACCGGATAACTATATTACTAAAAAATTTTGCTTTAAAAGACATAGCAATCCTAAATGAATTGCGAACAACTAGACCCCTCGCAACCCTCCCCTTGGTAAGGGGAGGGCTAGGGTGGGGTTCATTACTCAAATAGGATGGCTATACAATATTACCCAACCTATTCTTCACCAACCATTGCCTTTTCCACTTTGTCAATTTGTTTGGGCGCTACGATGCGATCGAAAAGCTGAATGGCGACTTTAAAGTTTTTATTACTATTTTCAACATCTCCCATTCTTTGATAAGTTAATCCCATTTCGTAATGAAGCATTGCTAGGTTACTTTCAGCCTTTAATTGCCATAAAATTTCCCTAGCTTCATCATGTTTGTTAATTGCTGTATCGAATTCATTTAAGTTACGATAAAGTACTGCTAATTCATGCAAAGCTTGACCTTTCACTAGTCTGGATTTGCTTTCTTCAGCATAGGTTATGGTTTGCTCGAACATTGACAATGCTTGTTGATTTTCCCCTAAATTTCTATACACGATACCTGCAATTAAACAGCTGTACACTTCACTCCAGGCCGTGAGCATTTGTACGGAAATTCCTCTATAAACTTGATAACCTTTTTCTAGGGAATCATAAGCTTTTTGCCGATCGTGTTTCTCCGATTTCGGGTCTGAGTACAAGCGTGCCAGCCCAAAATAAGAAAAGGCGACAAATAACCGCAGGTTAGCATTCTCAGCTAATAAATTGACTTTTTCGTAAAATTTGATTGCCTGTTCGGTTTCCCCCAAGGTAAACTTACAGTTACTCATACTTAATAAGTTAGCTATACCTTGTTGAATAATTTTTTGAGAAAGTTTATTATTATTTGGAGGATGTTTGCTTTGGCATTTAATTGCCATTGCTCTGGATTGTTGATAATAAGTTAAAGCC
The window above is part of the Leptolyngbyaceae cyanobacterium genome. Proteins encoded here:
- a CDS encoding TIGR02652 family protein, whose protein sequence is MIDPGFQYPIFGPEIQCPHCRQTIPALTLTDTYLCPRHGAFEANPKTAELIHLQSGRQWRQWNGEWYRQHTHPDGIRFEIHEALDRLYTQGYRATRVIIAKRYQDLISGYLERSTPWRGQSDAAKPRLYGLPVEFSPDPQEEPCWEVINFDLEKEPGVPVRYPYFRLFE
- a CDS encoding pitrilysin family protein; translation: MSFFTSWRRYPIPSLLFSLCLSAVILLAPGSNDNGSVAAKATVPSVTQENTALQASALVADVTTSLTKDVRKTVLENGLTVLTKEVRTAPVVTVQVWYKIGSRNEERELNGIAHQLEHMMFKGTNDRPIQFGRLFSALGSESNAFTSYDQTAYFGTVERDKLRSMLVLEADRMENALINAEQLASEKRVVISELEGYENLPSYRLDRAVMRTLYPNSPYGLTVGGTKADVEKFTVEAVQRYYGKYYSPNNAILVIVGDFQTEPTLKMVREIFEKVPNRAQEVENGRNITPAPPRPVTGSSSAPIVLRQPGSAPLLQVVYPLPTIAHPDVPAIKVMDYILTGGRSSRIYQALVESGLASDASGYAANLIGAGWYDLSATAASDRPLAEIDRVLQETISQLQTKGVTQEELNRAKEQFKASTILANRNITSQAMQLADDLLSTGDYTFTDRLLKAIEQVSAADVQRVANQYLKPSDRVVGYFEPTQVTAENGATTGNSNQTSENFNLGPPVDPAEVAKYLPESSSSNTSIAQSLPESFTLPNGLKVLLFADGSTPTVTLSGYVQAGSEFDPEQKAGIASMTADNLMNGTKTKDALTLAKTLEDRGASISFSAAREGVTIGGYSLSKDLPILVDTLSDVLQNASFPEDQLELSRQRSLTELQEGLDTPSYLAYRTLQQTVYPSQHPFHAYPSSQSLKNIADADVMAFYQQHYRPDTTVLTLVGDFEPQQVRSLLEREFGNWKTTGKPPTLNFPAVPLPEKTVSLNPVIPGKAQAITYMGYRAIDRQDPRYYAAMVLNQIVGGDAFASRLGAEIRDRQGLTYGIYSYFQAGEEPGMFVVNMQTSPADTTKAISSTVALLQQVRDRGVSTSEVETAKRSLISSYTVQLADPDYLTSEILMNEVYGLSAAELRNFVTKIQAVTQEQVNQVAKELLHPKNLVVVVAGPSISAASR
- a CDS encoding photosystem II protein Y, whose translation is MDWRLIVVLLPLMVAGGWAFYNVGKIAIAQAQAFLNKQA
- a CDS encoding VOC family protein, with protein sequence MHHASIRTADIHRAIAFYEILGFRVCERFTTGYTLACWMEGLGGRIELIQIPEPKPAPDAFHDEHYVGYYHLSFDLTDVTTDLPNWLTSLKESFAEASGANPNQLQPLKVLLEPMQQAIGDRIYEVAFIADTDGLPLEFIRVLA
- a CDS encoding gamma carbonic anhydrase family protein; protein product: MTNLSEVFSSPSSYWPPVDVSQAAFVADNAVVLGQVSIASGASIWYNAVVRGDVEQIKIGKCTNIQDGAILHGDPGQPTILEEYVTVGHRAVVHSAYIERGSLIGIGAVVLDGVRVGAGSIIGAGSVVTKDVPPNSLFVGVPAKKLRDISPAEAAELITHAQRYEKLALVHAGKGTDLGFGEGDRS